Genomic segment of Candidatus Neomarinimicrobiota bacterium:
CTGCACCACTTGCCCCCAGACCTCGGCCTGAAAAGAAAAATGCCATGAGGAGCACCAATCCCAACAGGACACCTGCCAGATAGGGATTCATGTACTTTGTTTTCATCATCAATAACCCTTATTCAATTAATATTCAATTCTTAACAACGAAGGCACAAAGTCACCAAGGAACACCAAACCAGAATTTGTGCAGCTTGGTGTCTTTGAGTTTTCGTGGTAAATAATCATTACTTAATACAACCAACGGCTGGCTTGACCGGCATTCACAACGATAATGCGCAGCATGAGATTCCCACCTACTATGAGCACCACGGGCACGATGGCTGGGATAAATTTATGTTTAAGCTCCAAAATTTCCAGAATCACAGGCAAGATCAAACCAAGCCCGACAACAAATATCCAGAAAGGAACGGTGAAAGCACCACCCAGGAACATCTGAGCGGCCTGGATGTGAACCTGGGTTCCTGCGAGATGACCCATAAATAGATGGACGATCATGAACAATTCTATCCCGATCAGGATGATATCTATCCTCGTGAACAAGCGTTTCTCCACTTCAGATTTGGAAAAGTATGAAATCAAAGCAGCGCTGGCAGATAATCCAGACGTCAAGAACAATGGTCCCAGAATACTGGTGTTCCAGAATGGTCTGGCGTTAAAGGCCGACAGCAGGATTCCCGTGTACATACCAAGTATCACGGATAACAGGATGAGAGCTTGAGCCATATATCGACGATACGCTTTAAGCCAGTTGATGGCTGTTTTAACTTCGTCAAACTTCCAATCCCATTTTGGAAAAATATCTTCAACCCAGGTTGCGATCCAGGCTATGGACAGCGGCATAATGATACCTAGAGTCCACGCCCCCCAGGACATGGGTGATTCCCAGCGGATATTGGTAAATAGTTGCCAGAAATAGAGCACATGGGATAGATCCATGAGGAGGGCGATCAATCCAATCCCAATTAGGAAGGGGACCGCCAGGGGCATCCATTTTACGGCGACTGGCAGCTCATCTTGCCGTCCACGCAGGCTGAAATAGGCCGAGAATATCAAGATTCCCGCTGAGATTCCTCCAAGGAATAGATAAAAGGGGATTTCCCAACCCCAGACGTGGAGGATGGGATCAATCTCGGGGTTCATGCGTCCACTGGTGATAATTTCTTCAA
This window contains:
- the nrfD gene encoding polysulfide reductase NrfD, which produces MIEEIITSGRMNPEIDPILHVWGWEIPFYLFLGGISAGILIFSAYFSLRGRQDELPVAVKWMPLAVPFLIGIGLIALLMDLSHVLYFWQLFTNIRWESPMSWGAWTLGIIMPLSIAWIATWVEDIFPKWDWKFDEVKTAINWLKAYRRYMAQALILLSVILGMYTGILLSAFNARPFWNTSILGPLFLTSGLSASAALISYFSKSEVEKRLFTRIDIILIGIELFMIVHLFMGHLAGTQVHIQAAQMFLGGAFTVPFWIFVVGLGLILPVILEILELKHKFIPAIVPVVLIVGGNLMLRIIVVNAGQASRWLY